Proteins encoded in a region of the Anas acuta unplaced genomic scaffold, bAnaAcu1.1 SCAFFOLD_339, whole genome shotgun sequence genome:
- the LOC137849297 gene encoding basic proline-rich protein-like codes for PLPLPLLLLLLLLLLLLFFLPPQLNPPGAPGGAAARTWKFGRAARRGRRPKSCGSSPAASSPSWSPPRPRDAPAAAATTPRGGGGAGSPAASPAPPKRRRGRPPKRRGGPRRRRSPPGKQRRRGRPARGGAPPLRGGGLGARDPLQPRETAAGAPPQAGVPRQQRLAPPGPPQHPAAPGGGADGPPGARTGPAAAPPRLPPAFLPFLLLLLLFLLRPRGERGRSPPPQAPPGQAAPQGGRGGSAAPPPPPAPAAPRQEEEEAAAPAAMRHRHRRRPRGAHDAPRASPGTGGGSARPQGQDVTPRCPPRGPARWPTVGMGGAGRGGWGRGEGAAKMAAGGARKGLAGGLARWPTGKMADGQDGRHLRWLASQMDDISRWLTSKMADISRWPTSNMANLSRWLTSQMVNT; via the exons cccctccccctccccctcctcctcctcctcctcctcctcctcctcctcctcttcttcctccccccccaactCAACCCCCCCGGGGCCCCCGGCGGCGCCGCAGCGCGGACGTGGAAATTCGGCAGAGCCGCGCGCCGGGGCCGGCGGCCAAAGTCCTGCGGCAGCTCCCCGGCCGCCTCGTCACCGTcctggagccccccccggccccgggacgcccccgccgccgccgccacgaccccgagggggggggggggggccggcagccccgccgccagccccgcgcccccaAAACGCCGCCGGGGGCGCCCCCCGAAACGCCGGGGGGGTCCGCGCCGACGCCGCTCCCCCCCCGGCAAACAGCGGCGCCGGGGGCGGCCGGCTCGCggtggtgccccccccctccgcgGGGGTGGGCTCGGTGCCCGCGaccccctccagccccgggAAACGGCGGCGGGGGCGCCCCCCCAAGCGGGCGTCCCCCGACAGCAGCGCctcgccccccccggccccccgcagCACCCGGCGGCACCCGGGGGGGGCGCTGATGGCCCCCCTGGAGCGCGAAccgggccggcggcggcgcccccgCGCCTCCCCCCcgccttcctccccttcctcctcctcctcctcctcttcctcctccgaCCACGAGGGGAGCGGGGACGAAGCCCCCCGCCGCAGGCCCCCCCCGGCCAAGCGGCGCCgcaggggggccgggggggctccgcggcaccaccgccgccgccggcccccgccgccccccgccaggaggaggaggaggcggcagCCCCCGCGGCGATGCGCCACCGGCACCGCCGGCGCCCCCGGGGGGCCCACGACGCCCCCCGAGCCTCCCCCGGCACCGGCGGCGGCTCTGCGAGGCCGCAAGGCCAAGACGTgaccccccgctgccccccgagGGGGCCGGCAAGATGGCCGACGGTCGGCATGGGAGGGGCCGGGCGCGGCgggtgggggagaggagaaggcgCGGCCAAAATGGCCGCTGGTGGCGCTCGGAAAGGGCTGGCGGGCGGCCTCGCAAGATGGCCGACAGGCAAGATGGCTGACGGACAAGATGGCCGACATCTGAGATGGCTGGCGTCCCAGATGGATGACATTTCAAGATGGCTGAC CTCCAAGATGGCCGACATCTCAAGATGGCCGACCTCCAATATGGCTAAC CTCTCAAGATGGCTGACGTCCCAGATGGTCAACACTTGA
- the LOC137849299 gene encoding uncharacterized protein, producing MSDAVRERRSGAAWTDPPDPLMEQLQEDRREEVTRGQRDGRWHGAGEEAAEEKSAGARQKPPGRGGGGGGEAEAPAAPHQRLRGKGRVGSPLQTRGRALRAGGSLHPPGTLVLLSSPAPPEPQYPYIVVVLLLLEVLLLPDGTNLLRGLSTRLSSMLNATTVGGTVDLKQQYSVSAVTITNPLECCLWGIQVHIGDSLANGGRNNPTCGAFVDTARGITSTGCNGLLGRYVSIALSGCLNSLEPCKVELTMQSCHPPLSARNLALWRPALQSSVAWAAGYATDGQHGSCSSTWRQHEPWWAVDLGGQHAVTAVLVKSKQSLQGAQVLVGNVPAKHGRNNAICGVIANARSGTVCCQGCRAATSPSSSPSARPG from the exons ATGTCCGACGCGGTGAGGGAGCGGAGAAGCGGAGCTGCTTGGACGGACCCCCCCGACCCCCtcatggagcagctgcaggag GATCGGAGGGAAGAGGTGACGCGGGGACAGCGGGATGGGAGGTGGCATGGAGCTGGCGAGGAAGCAGCCGAGGAAAAAAGCGCCGGCGCCCGCCAAAAACCTCCTGgaagaggtggaggaggaggaggagaagctgaggccccagcagcaccccaccag cgTTTACGGGGCAAGGGGCGTGTGGGGTCGCCCCTTCAAACCCGCGGCAGGGCTCTGAGGGCGGGGGGCAGCCTGCATCCTCCTGGGACTCTGGTGTTACTTTCCTCTCCTGCACCTCCTGAG CCCCAGTACCCCTACATCGTGgtcgtgctgctgctgctcgaggtcctgctgctgccggaCG GCACCAACCTGCTGCGGGGCCTCTCCACGCGGCTGTCCTCCATGCTCAACGCCACCACCGTGGGCGGGACGGTGGATCTGAAGCAGCAGTACAGCGTCTCAGCCGTCACCATCACCAACCCGTTGGAGTGCTGCCTGTGGGGCATCCAGGTCCACATCGGGGACTCGCTGGCCAACGGTGGCAGGAACAACCCCAC CTGCGGGGCTTTCGTGGACACCGCCCGCGGCATCACCAGCACGGGCTGCAATGGGCTGCTGGGCCGCTACGTCTCCATCGCCCTCTCCGGCTGCCTCAACTCCCTCGAGCCGTGCAAGGTGGAGCTGACGATGCAGAGCTGCCACCCCCCACTCAGCG CCCGAAATCTGGCGCTGTGGCGCCCGGCGCTGCAGTCCTCTGTGGCCTGGGCAGCTGGCTATGCCACCGACGGGCAGCacggctcctgcagctccacgTGGCGCCAGCACGAGCCCTGGTGGGCCGTGGACCTGGGTGGGCAGCACGCGGTGACGGCAGTGCTGGTGAAGAGCaagcagagcctgcagggcGCCCAGGTCCTCGTGGGCAACGTGCCGGCCAAGCACGGCCGCAACAACGCCAT CTGCGGTGTCATCGCCAACGCCAGGTCCGGCACCgtgtgctgccagggctgcagggccgCTACGTCTCCATCATCATCCCCGAGCGCAAGGCCAGGCTGA
- the LOC137849298 gene encoding E3 ubiquitin-protein ligase BRE1B-like — MSGAGAKRGAAEAGGAGGGPPEKRPPPPPPPPREEQPPTTLIEPLRLGGISSTEEMDLKVLQFKNKKLAERLEQRQACEDELRERIEKLEKRQATDDATLLLVNRYWGQVGAQKIWGGPKIGGHFSII; from the exons ATGTCGGGCGCCGGGGCCAAGCGGGGAGCGGCGGaggccggcggggccgggggggggcccccTGAGAAGcggcccccgcccccgccgccccccccccgcgaGGAGCAGCCCCCCACCACCCTCATCGAGCCGCTGCGCCTGGGCGGCATCTCCTCCACA GAGGAGATGGACCTGAAGGTGCTGCAGTTCAAGAACAAGAAGCTGGCGGAGCGGCTGGAGCAGCGGCAGGCGTGCGAGGACGAGCTGCGGGAGCGCATCGAGAAGCTGGAGAAGCGCCAGGCCACCGACGACgccaccctgctgctggtcaACCGCTACTGGGGGCAGGTGGGGGCCCAAAAaatttgggggggtcccaaaattggg GGCCATTTTAGTATCATTTAG
- the LOC137849296 gene encoding helicase SRCAP-like, whose product MERFNADKRIFCFILSTRSGGVGVNLAGADTVVFYDSDWNRHMDAQAQDRCHRIGQTRDVHIYRLISERTVEENILKKANQKRMLGDMAIEGGNFTTAYFKQQTIRELFDMAPERDGDTKERDKDKDKDKDKDKDRDRDRDRDRDRDRDRDRDRDGPQEEDEDPAATRRTHILEQALCGAEDPEDIRAASQAQAERVAALAEFSESLSPEEERGAPEAEEELSKAEQEIAALVEQLTPIERYAMNFLEASLEDVSREELKQAEEQVEAARKDIDQAKGEGRFRLPAEEEEEEEAAPGAGGAPGTPGGTDEGPGGPRRPPPKGSGSPPTPPGARRHPRQPTAPGGRHRLPPPGDVTRRRGDVTRSPGDVTRHPGDVTPRPGDVTPRPGDIDAASPRGDNAADVTAASPRRRPGDVTTGPGDVRSDAGDVTRRRRDVTSSPGDVPRRPRRPPRPPKHRRRRHRRHRRRHPPAPTTSPAPADDVTACADDVTTLAGDVTARPPPR is encoded by the exons ATGGAGCGTTTCAACGCGGACAAGCGCATCTTCTGCTTCATCCTCTCCACCCGCAGCGGGGGGGTGGGCGTCAACCTGGCGGGGGCGGACACGGTGGTCTTCTACGACAGCGACTGGAACCGCCACATGGACGCCCAGGCCCAGGACCGCTGCCACCGCATCGGCCAGACCCGCGACGTCCACATCTACCG gttgATCAGCGAGCGCACGGTGGAGGAGAACATCCTAAAAAAAGCCAACCAGAAGAGGATGCTCGGGGACATGGCCATCGAGGGGGGCAACTTCACCACCGCCTACTTCAAGCAG CAAACCATCCGGGAGCTCTTCGACATGGCGCCCGAGCGGGACGGGGACACCAAGGAGAgggacaaggacaaggacaaggacaaggacaaggacaaggacagggacagggacagggacagggacagggacagggacagggacagggacagggacagggacgggccgcaggaggaggacgaggacccCGCGGCCACCCGGCGAACGCACATCCTGGAGCAG GCGCTGTGCGGGGCGGAGGACCCCGAGGACATCCGGGCGGCCTCGCAGGCGCAGGCGGAGCGCGTGGCGGCGCTGGCCGAGTTCAGCGAGAGCCTCAGCCCCGAGGAGGAGCGCGGCGCCCCCGAGGCCGAAGAGGAGCTCTCCAAGGCCGAGCAGGAGATCGCCGCCCTCGTCGagcag CTGACGCCCATCGAGCGCTACGCCATGAACTTCCTGGAGGCCTCGCTGGAGGACGTCAGCCGCGAGGAGCTGAAGCAGGCCGAg gagcaggtGGAGGCGGCGCGCAAGGACATCGACCAGGCCAAGGGCGAGGGGCGCTTCCGGCTGCCGgccgaggaagaggaggaggaggaagcagccccgggggccgggggggcgccgGGGACCCCGGGGGGGACCGACGAAGGCCCCGGGGGTCCCCGCAGACCCCCCCCGAAGGGCTCGGGGTCCCCCCCGACCCCTCCCGGAGCGCGCCGGCACCCGCGCCAGCCAACGGCTCCGGGCGGCCGCCACCGCCTCCCCCCGCCCGGCGACGTCACCCGGCGCCGCGGTGACGTCACACGGAGCCCCGGTGACGTCACACGCCACCCCGGTGACGTCACGCCCCGCCCCGGTGACGTCACGCCCCGCCCCGGTGACATCGACGCCGCAAGTCCCCGCGGTGACAACGCCGCCGACGTCACCGCCGccagcccccgccgccgccccggtGACGTCACAACCGGCCCCGGTGACGTCAGAAGCGACGCCGGTGACGTCACACGCCGCCGCCGTGACGTCACAAGCAGCCCCGGCGACgtcccccgccgcccccgccgccccccgcgcccACCAAAGCACCGCCGACGACGTCACCGCCGCCACCGACGACGTCACCCGCCCGCGCCGACGACGTCACCCGCCCCCGCCGATGACGTCACCGCCTGCGCCGATGACGTCACCACCCTCGCCGGTGACGTCaccgcccgcccccccccccgctga